Proteins found in one Bordetella genomosp. 9 genomic segment:
- a CDS encoding DUF2513 domain-containing protein, producing the protein MQRNFDLVVSILGAFRDAEAAVLSGRDVTAAVQELDIDGATPDTVVHHLELLADAGLAKKLTESTVGPDAMWRITWKGYDALEQDEEDEDEDDDDLDLDD; encoded by the coding sequence ATGCAACGCAATTTCGATCTGGTCGTTTCCATCCTGGGCGCTTTCCGGGACGCAGAAGCCGCCGTCCTGAGCGGACGCGACGTGACGGCTGCCGTGCAGGAGCTCGATATCGACGGCGCCACGCCCGACACGGTCGTCCACCACCTGGAGCTGCTGGCCGACGCCGGCCTGGCCAAGAAGCTGACCGAAAGCACCGTCGGTCCGGACGCCATGTGGCGCATCACCTGGAAGGGCTACGACGCGCTGGAACAGGATGAAGAAGACGAGGATGAGGACGACGACGATCTGGACCTGGACGACTGA
- a CDS encoding TonB-dependent siderophore receptor, with product MTASLVAGLGGFWPDLAGRAHAQPVQSNGNAAARPAASTHPGLRFDIASDRLARVVQAIASQAGVLLYFDPSLVGDAASDGLHGRYTLDQAFAAVLSDRGLEARQDRAGSYHIVRLPATDSAVLPTVQVQARPIVDNADSLVARETTTGTKTDTDLLANPQSVSVITQRDMQARNAGSVVQALQYTPGVQINNYGGNEIRNDWIVLRGFDAKLTGDYRDGLSQMPYDQIRPRLPTYALESIEVLRGPSSSLYGQVSAGGLVNRTTKRPPDQPVREVAVELGSYDHRQAYLDLGGPIDAQGSSLYRLTATGREAGTQDEYSSGHRYRDNLAYVAPAYTWRSADTSFTLLLHYQHDRNDGESRSYYPWRTLVGDYAYDGYDRDVASAGYQFEHRFNRTWTARQNLRYQHGDMTLRNLYPLALQPDGRTLSRYLVDAREAMHGLALDNQLEGRFDDGLGANHTLLLGIDFRRLEGWQTYKQGPAPDLDLDDPVYGLHLPVPGTLSTFLDVKQTSTQWGLYAQDQIRRGDWTLTLSGRHDRYDDQTVDHLVSARTTQRDNAFSGRAGLAYEIMPGVSPYVSYATSFMPQPGVDYAGTPFTPAKARQYEAGLKIQPPDADALYTIAVFDLRQHDSLTPDPLHDGFNVQAGEIRSRGLELQAKATLARTWDILAAYTYNDVTNLRSNDGGQGKTPIVTPRHMASLWLQHRFTEGYAQGWRAALGVRYVGTTWIDVQNTMKNAPATTLDASLGYETGAWRFSVDATNLTNKETVVCRNDRLNCRYGIDRTVMATAAYRF from the coding sequence GTGACCGCCAGCCTGGTGGCGGGCCTGGGCGGCTTCTGGCCGGACCTGGCCGGACGCGCGCACGCGCAGCCTGTCCAGTCCAACGGCAATGCCGCGGCGCGACCCGCCGCGTCCACACACCCCGGCCTGCGTTTCGACATCGCCTCCGACCGCCTCGCGCGCGTCGTGCAAGCCATCGCGAGCCAGGCCGGCGTGCTGCTGTACTTCGATCCATCGTTGGTGGGCGACGCGGCCAGCGATGGCCTGCACGGCCGCTACACGCTGGACCAGGCCTTCGCCGCGGTGCTGTCGGACCGCGGCCTGGAAGCCCGCCAGGACCGCGCCGGCAGCTATCACATCGTGCGTCTGCCGGCGACCGACTCGGCCGTGCTGCCGACCGTGCAGGTGCAGGCCCGGCCGATCGTCGACAACGCCGACAGCCTGGTTGCCCGCGAGACCACCACCGGCACCAAGACCGACACCGACCTGTTGGCCAACCCGCAATCGGTCTCGGTGATCACCCAGCGCGACATGCAGGCGCGCAATGCCGGGTCGGTGGTGCAGGCGCTGCAATACACGCCCGGGGTGCAGATCAACAACTACGGCGGCAACGAAATCCGCAACGATTGGATCGTGCTGCGCGGCTTCGACGCCAAGCTGACCGGCGACTACCGCGATGGCCTCAGCCAGATGCCATACGACCAGATACGGCCGCGCCTGCCCACCTATGCGCTGGAAAGCATCGAGGTCCTGCGCGGTCCGTCGTCGTCGCTGTACGGACAGGTGTCCGCCGGCGGCCTGGTCAACCGCACCACCAAGCGGCCGCCCGACCAGCCCGTGCGCGAAGTCGCGGTCGAACTGGGTTCCTACGATCACCGCCAGGCCTACCTGGACCTGGGCGGCCCCATCGACGCGCAGGGCTCTTCCCTGTACCGCTTGACGGCCACGGGCCGCGAAGCCGGCACGCAGGACGAATACAGCAGCGGCCACCGCTATCGCGACAACCTGGCCTACGTCGCACCGGCCTACACCTGGCGCTCCGCCGATACATCGTTCACGCTGCTGCTGCATTACCAGCACGACCGCAACGACGGCGAATCGCGCAGCTACTATCCCTGGCGCACGCTGGTGGGCGACTACGCCTACGACGGCTACGACCGCGACGTCGCCAGCGCCGGCTACCAGTTCGAACACCGTTTCAACCGGACCTGGACCGCGCGCCAGAACCTGCGGTACCAGCATGGCGACATGACGCTGCGCAACCTGTATCCGCTGGCATTGCAGCCCGATGGCCGGACCTTGTCGCGCTATCTGGTCGACGCGCGCGAAGCCATGCACGGCCTGGCGCTGGACAACCAGCTGGAAGGCCGCTTCGACGACGGCCTGGGCGCGAACCACACCCTGCTGCTCGGCATCGACTTCCGCCGCCTGGAAGGCTGGCAAACCTACAAGCAGGGTCCCGCGCCGGATCTCGACCTGGACGACCCGGTGTATGGCCTGCACCTGCCGGTGCCCGGCACGCTGTCCACCTTCCTGGACGTCAAGCAGACCAGCACGCAATGGGGCCTGTACGCCCAGGACCAGATACGCCGCGGCGACTGGACGCTGACCTTGTCGGGACGACACGACCGCTACGACGACCAGACCGTCGATCATCTCGTATCGGCCCGCACGACGCAGCGCGACAACGCCTTCAGCGGACGCGCGGGCCTGGCCTACGAGATCATGCCGGGCGTGTCGCCCTACGTCAGCTACGCCACGTCCTTCATGCCGCAGCCGGGTGTCGATTACGCCGGTACGCCGTTCACCCCGGCCAAGGCGCGGCAGTACGAGGCCGGACTCAAGATCCAGCCGCCCGACGCCGACGCGCTCTACACCATCGCGGTATTCGACCTGCGCCAGCACGACAGCCTGACGCCCGATCCGCTGCACGACGGCTTCAATGTTCAGGCGGGCGAAATCCGCTCGCGCGGCCTGGAACTGCAGGCCAAGGCCACCCTGGCGCGAACCTGGGACATCCTGGCCGCCTACACGTACAACGACGTCACCAATCTGCGCAGCAACGACGGCGGCCAGGGCAAGACGCCCATCGTCACGCCGCGGCACATGGCATCGCTGTGGCTGCAGCACCGTTTTACCGAAGGCTATGCCCAGGGCTGGCGCGCCGCGCTGGGCGTGCGCTATGTCGGCACGACCTGGATCGACGTCCAGAACACGATGAAAAACGCGCCCGCGACGACGCTCGACGCATCGCTGGGCTACGAGACCGGCGCATGGCGGTTCTCCGTCGATGCGACCAATCTGACGAACAAGGAGACGGTGGTCTGTCGCAACGACCGGCTCAACTGCCGATACGGCATAGACAGGACGGTCATGGCCACCGCGGCCTACCGCTTCTGA
- a CDS encoding sigma-70 family RNA polymerase sigma factor, with protein sequence MQKETPAAESLAALYMIHQPKLQRTALRILGSVELADDVVQDTYLKLLEGPPLATIREPVAYLFQTVRHLAIDYHRRRALEYRLFTEEEDGEHVMAANGADDLAISQQALAMANAALAGLSARTRRAFELYRIEGHTQRDIARDLGVSTTLVNFMIRDAHVALTPCRDCLLPD encoded by the coding sequence ATGCAGAAAGAGACCCCGGCCGCCGAATCGCTGGCGGCGCTGTACATGATCCATCAGCCCAAGCTGCAGCGCACCGCCCTGCGCATCCTGGGTTCGGTGGAATTGGCCGACGACGTCGTGCAGGACACCTACCTGAAATTGCTGGAAGGGCCGCCGCTGGCGACCATACGCGAGCCCGTGGCCTACCTGTTCCAGACCGTGCGCCACCTGGCCATCGACTACCACCGCCGCCGTGCCCTGGAATACCGCCTCTTCACCGAAGAGGAGGACGGCGAGCACGTCATGGCCGCCAATGGCGCGGACGACCTCGCCATCAGCCAGCAGGCACTGGCCATGGCCAACGCCGCGCTGGCCGGCCTGTCGGCGCGCACGCGCCGCGCCTTCGAGCTGTACCGCATCGAAGGCCATACCCAGCGCGACATCGCGCGCGACCTGGGCGTATCCACCACGCTGGTCAACTTCATGATCCGCGATGCGCATGTGGCCTTGACGCCATGCCGGGACTGCCTGCTGCCCGATTGA